A genomic segment from Phoenix dactylifera cultivar Barhee BC4 unplaced genomic scaffold, palm_55x_up_171113_PBpolish2nd_filt_p 000967F, whole genome shotgun sequence encodes:
- the LOC103719130 gene encoding kinase-interacting family protein-like yields the protein MATTATTTSCHQLCRTIACPPWLQAALADIEQRVQALAVSLPDEEESHSFAERAENYYQKRPQLLALLQDLHNRYLYLADRYSQSLLKPLHRRKISSVHSDFDYDDDLRASDPDSASSDAESSLSFQPLRPVPAPVLTEDSPSAEGALDVIVAELVVAAVERDLLAAEAAEVERRWSESARKIELQGSLLEVLESERMVLLGENARLGFRAAAAEEEGRAVAAELGYMRRKAAELARLVVKLREDHRVCLLGRKIEALQGQIFGLERRSRECLEAMAKREKEKGDVRFELDRLREENRRLREEAEAVRAKRRRRKKKKDGGFGKWWDRVWKIEWAPCAPHVKGGKGCFYL from the exons ATGGCGACGACCGCAACGACAACGAGCTGTCACCAGCTGTGTCGGACCATCGCGTGCCCTCCTTGGCTTCAAGCGGCTCTTGCAG ACATCGAGCAGAGGGTGCAGGCACTCGCGGTGAGCTTACCCGATGAGGAGGAATCGCATTCGTTCGCGGAGCGGGCGGAGAACTACTACCAGAAACGGCCCCAACTCCTCGCCCTCCTCCAAGACCTCCACAACCGCTACCTCTACCTCGCCGACCGTTACTCCCAATCCCTCCTGAAACCCCTCCACCGGCGCAAGATCTCCTCCGTCCACTCCGACTTCGACTACGATGACGACCTCCGCGCCTCCGACCCCGACTCCGCCTCCTCCGACGCCGAGAGCTCCCTCTCGTTCCAACCCCTCCGGCCGGTGCCGGCGCCGGTGCTCACCGAAGATTCGCCCTCCGCCGAGGGGGCATTGGACGTGATCGTGGCGGAGCTGGTGGTGGCGGCGGTGGAGAGGGATCTGCtggcggcggaggcggcggaggtGGAGCGGCGGTGGTCGGAGTCGGCGAGGAAGATCGAGCTGCAGGGGAGCTTGCTGGAGGTGCTGGAGTCGGAGAGGATGGTGCTGCTTGGGGAGAACGCGAGGCTGGGGTTCCGGGCGGCGGcggcagaggaggaggggcgggcTGTGGCGGCGGAGCTGGGGTACATGCGGCGGAAGGCGGCGGAGCTGGCGCGCCTGGTGGTGAAGCTCCGGGAGGATCACCGAGTGTGCCTTCTCGGCCGGAAGATCGAGGCCCTCCAGGGTCAGATCTTCGGTTTGGAACGGCGGAGCCGGGAGTGCTTGGAGGCGATGgcgaagagagagaaggagaagggggaCGTTAGGTTCGAGCTGGACCGGCTCAGGGAGGAGAACCGCCGGCTCAGGGAGGAGGCCGAGGCGGTCCGGGCgaagcggaggaggaggaagaagaagaaggatgggggTTTCGGGAAGTGGTGGGACCGCGTGTGGAAGATCGAGTGGGCCCCGTGTGCGCCGCACGTGAAGGGTGGAAAGGGGTGCTTCTATCTGTAA